A window of Phaseolus vulgaris cultivar G19833 chromosome 4, P. vulgaris v2.0, whole genome shotgun sequence genomic DNA:
CCGCCATAAGCCATTGTTCCAACCGCTCTATTTATATGGCGGATTTTTTTGGCTTTCTATCTCCCCTTGAAATACAAAgcataaatttattcaaaagtAACCATTTTAAGTAAATAGCCATAAATTGAGACAACAGAAAAGTAGATTTGCAACAATTGTGATGACACACCAGCTTAAATGATTCTGAGAGAGACTCCACTGATGTGTATGCCAAATAGAGAAGGGCACTTTTGTAGAACTCTGCAAATTCTTGGCGGGTCTTGTGAAATTGAGATGATACCCAGTAATAATTGGCATATACAGATGGATCAATATCCGTCATGCTGTCAAGTGTAGTCTTACCATCTTCTAGGAGTTTCTTGCTTTCCTTCTGGTCACCTTGCTCAAGCTTGAATATTGCTATTTGCATCTTAATGTAAAGGATAGGTTCTTCTATGCGCTGTTCTCTGGTGGCTTGCAGTTTCTCAATGACTGCTCCAAGATAACCAATTGCCGCTTCTTTTTCAGAATACTGCCGAGAAACTATAACAGCAAAATGCGCAAGCTTCAGAAGGTTGATTTTAGTCTCAAAGTCTGTGATGAAATTGTGATATAATTGAATCAACGCATCACCAGCCTGAAATTTTTTGCAATAACCaattataaaacaaaagaaactatgAACTATAATAAGAATACATGCCAGAAAGTGAATTtctttcaataaaaagtaaagaaATATTATATTAGAATCAAAAGGAAATAGCAATATCCACAAACTGTACAACATAATAAACGAAATcaaacataataattaatagttgAGTACAAGAATGAGTGACATGACTAACATAATGGAATCAAACATGTGCAATAGTTAAGTAGAGGCATTACTGGGCAATAAAGTGGTCAGGATAGTTCTACTTCGGGTTAATTAACAACCAATGTCGTTAAATAGTGGCCATGGTAGCGGTATGCAGAAATCAGTCAGGCACCAGAAAATGGCGATAGGGTGGCTGGTTTTTATGGTGAGTTGTGGCAGCCACAAAATGCAAGGCAGACATGGCATCTGAAATGGCCATGGCAAAATGCCTGTCAAGAACAAAGAGATGAATGAGTTGGGTCATGACACCCAGCCCCAAAAAAATCTGAAACCCTAAAACAACAAAAGAAATGGTCTGGGCCAAGCAACCCAACCCAAACCATGTctaaaaaagattgaaaacctTTTAAAAGTATAGAATACAGGTTGGACTGCATGACCCAACcccaaaactatttttaaaaaatagggCCCTGGCCTGACCCAAACCACAGCCAAAAGAATTAATGAAACACCCCACTAGTTAGAAAACCTTaaaccaaaagaaaagaaaagcatCAACAGTACGTTGCAAAATCGCATGGAGCTGGACAACCACCCAAGCACTGTCACAGGCATCTCCAGAAACCACTGCACCTGAGATGGATCAGCACCGCACTACCCTAACACCCAGCAACTATTACAGCCATCTCTCGCAACCACCACACCAAAGTTGTACTATAGAGAACCACCCCAGCAACTGTCACAGACTCACAGCCATCTCCAACTACCAACCAGCAACATATTTCTATGGACTTCATTGAAGAATTACCCCAATCCCAGGGTAAGCAATGCATTTTTGTTGTAGTGGACAGGCTTAGTAAGGCTGCTCATTTTATAACCCTCACTCATCTTTACACTGCACCCGTAGTGGCTCAATCCTTCTTAGACAATGTATTCAGATTGCATGGCTTTCCTGAATCTATAATTAGTGTCAGGGATCTGTTATCATCAGTAAATTCGGGCAAGAACTGATCCATGTCAAGGTGTACACCATTGAGGCTTTCTAGTGCTTATCCACAAACAGATGGTCAAACTGAAGTTTTGAATAAATGCTTAGAAACTTACTTAAGGTGCATGCTGTCATAAAACCCTCAACAATGGGTTAAATGGATTCCTTTGGCAGAATCGTGGTAAAATACCACATATTACACAGCAATAGATGCCACTCATGAGATTGTGTATGGCCAACCTTCCAACAACTTCATTACCCTATTTACCTGGTGGTGAGTCTACTGTGGTGTTATTAGACAGAAGTCTTACAAAAAGGGGAGAGATGTTAAGTTCGAGATTTGGTTTATTTGAAACTTCATTCCTATAGACAAGGCTCAGCAGCAACTAGAAGTAATGAGAAACTGGCTCCTATGTACTATGGTCCTTTTCCTGTGATTGATAAGGTCGGGGCAGTGGCTTAAGTGTTACAGTTACCCATAACTTCTCAAATTCACAATCTATTCCTTGTTTCTCAGTTAAAGAAATACATTGGTGATGCTACAAATTCCTCAGTTTTGCCTCGCCATATAACTGATATTTCTGATGTAAAGGAACCAGAAGCCATTCATGACAGAACCTTTGTCAAAAAGAGAGGACAGGCAGTGACAAAGTACTGGTGCAGAGAAAAATCAGTGTCCTGAAGATGCAACTTGGTAATATTACTCTGATCTTCTCAAAAAATTTCCACATTTTTATAATCGTTCAGGACAAGGATTTTCTTAAGAGGGGGAAATTGTTAGAGTCTGCATTTTTAGTAGTTATAACAAAATTAGTTTAGCTGATGACAGCTAACGACTTGTTAACTAACTCTATAAATAGTTAGTGTGAACATGAATGAAAGCTCTCTTGCTTTTGATAGACAACTATATATAAAGAAAGTCTTGATGTTCTTTATATTATAGAACTTCCTGAAATTTGAGATTCTTCGAGCTCTTTAGTTCCTAGTATCTTGTGTTCTATTAGTTACCGTATCACACATGTTCCACACTTTATCCCATAACATACCAGGTCGCTAAAAATCTTCACTCATCACTCCCCTCCAAAGCTAAATAACTAAAAACGTAAAACCCAACTCCAAATCAGGTGCCCAAACATGTATCCCCAGCAAAAACCTAATTACAATCCTTTAACATCCCAGTCCACATTTCCCACCCAACATCTTCGGATCCCTAACGAAAATCAAACGCTATCCTAGTGAAAAAAATGTTCCCATGTTTCCCACCGTTCCAAACACAACAAAACCCTAACGGCAGCACAATCACTCTCTCACTACACCTCCCCTAACTCCCAAATCGAGCTCACACCAACAATGacataaaaacaaacaaattaaaacccTAAACTAACCATTTCCGAAACAAAACAAGCATAAATACAGTACAGCTCGAGAGCAAAGAAGAAGAGTGGAACCTGAAAAACAGCGAGTGCGACAAACTGCTCGAGTTTGAGGGTGAGCTGATGCCATAGCTTCTTCTGATACAGATCCGCAAGCGAATTGTACCATTCAGCCAACTCAGGTTGCGAATTGCGCAGCGATTCCAAGTATTGCAGAGCAGCCATAGCGATTGAAACCAGAGAAAACCCCCAAACTACGAAATTGAGAACCTTTGTACTCTCTCTTATTTCTTCTCGgtgttataataaaatatattgtattttacaatataatcaattatgttataatataattagttgTTGTTATATTTGACAACATAATTTACTTTTATAGATGCATATgccaattatttttatttataaaatatattattatcaacctttatttttatttaaaattaactaaatCGTGTCAAAATCGGATCAATAAACTCTTTTACTTTGTTGAATCatcaattcaaataaataaatgacaAAATTTATCTTTGATGATGtctatttaaatttgtataggTGTGATTGATGTTTCTGatgataattttttgaaaatattttacaattctaaataaatagaGTTAATTTGGATAACATCTtcatcataaataaaaataaataaaggttcaatatatgtaatataacacaaaagttgaaattttatattatccaaataaaaataaattgaatgagTCTTTCTAcatgtaaaattaatttaatttgagaTTTTACTTTATTAACCTGTTAAAAATAGTAATCGAgaaaatgaattttgaaaaaaaaaaaactaacaatatGCATAttaatactacaagaaaatcattaaataaaaattaattttaaagataaaaaataattagttgttatagtaactagactaaaaataattattgatttttaaattagtttatattattgataaatagtatCTCAGTTTAggatctaaataattggtagttaaaaccttgataactaattagatatcaatttaaaaactatttatcaatcatagaaactaatttaaaaaccaataattttttttagtcactaaaatgatttctaatttagtcacaactaattattttttgtctctaaaattggtttttatttaataattttattgttggGTGAGTATTTTGTTtacttttgaaaattattttatctgttttaaataaaaaaaatttgtttaattagatattttttggaaaactgtttcaaaaaataatatctcgttttaaatttgaaaataaaataagaaaaagagcatctgaagttaaattattttatatttttactttttttattaccCATTATTCTTATACTATATTTCATATTTGATTTCTATTTGTAACAATGGCTGCACGTGGAGTAGGTTTACATGAGTTTCTAATAAAATTACCAAGCtataattttcttctttttgaaaaaaaaaatcatcgttttttaatttctataaaattttaaataattttttttaatgattataaaataaataaattttcactttgttttctttaaaatatctttttattttcaaaacattAGAGTTTTCAACATAACGTGTGAGGAGGATAATGGACAATgcaaagagaggttttgatgagtGTAGTTGGTGTTTTAAGCTAATAGTAGTTTGGGTATAAAGATAATAATACTTCCATGTAAGAGTAAATCACCTAAAGCTTGATATTGTGACTTAAATCATTGTTTAAACTGCTT
This region includes:
- the LOC137837998 gene encoding 26S proteasome non-ATPase regulatory subunit 13 homolog A-like, producing MAALQYLESLRNSQPELAEWYNSLADLYQKKLWHQLTLKLEQFVALAVFQAGDALIQLYHNFITDFETKINLLKLAHFAVIVSRQYSEKEAAIGYLGAVIEKLQATREQRIEEPILYIKMQIAIFKLEQGDQKESKKLLEDGKTTLDSMTDIDPSVYANYYWVSSQFHKTRQEFAEFYKSALLYLAYTSVESLSESFKLDLAFDLSLSALLGDNIYNFGELLAHPIIKSLLGTKVEWLYYILQVFNSGDLVRYQELCRVHNAALRAQPALVQNEQKLLEKINILCLMEIIFSRPSEDRTIPLNVIAERTKLSIENVEHLLMKSLSVHLIEGIIDQVEGTVHVSWVQPRVLGIQQIKSLRDRLDSWTGKVHTALLSIEAETPDLIGS